A region from the Thalassophryne amazonica chromosome 2, fThaAma1.1, whole genome shotgun sequence genome encodes:
- the sdr42e1 gene encoding short-chain dehydrogenase/reductase family 42E member 1: MENVSSETFLITGGSGYFGFRLACSLHKKGSKVVLFDIIPPREELPEDITFIQGDICEYAQVAKAITGADCVFHIASYGMSGQEQLNQHLIEAVNVQGTQNVLKACVEQGVSRMVYTSTFNVLFGGQVIENGDESLPYLPLHLHPDHYSRTKSMAEMAVMKANGTALKDDSGVLRTCALRPAGIYGPGEQRHLPRIVSYIEKGIFRFVYGTPGSLVEFVHVENLVFAHELAAKALTLEKQHRSAGQTYFISDGRPVNNFEFFRPLVEGLGYPFPKLRLPISLIYCFAYLTEVIYHLIGPFYNFQPLLTCTEVYKTGVTHYISIERAKTELGYEPQKYSLDEVVQWFRSRGHGKKPHRFFSRLLLNILVVGAFIAVVFSYLPVVGS; encoded by the exons ATGGAAAATGTGTCTTCAGAAACTTTTTTGATAACTGGGGGAAGTGGGTATTTTGGTTTTCG CCTAGCATGCTCGCTGCATAAAAAAGGATCCAAAGTCGTGCTGTTTGACATCATCCCTCCAAGAGAAGAGCTGCCAGAGGACATCACATTTATCCAGGGAGATATATGTGAATATGCACAGGTTGCAAAGGCCATTACTGGTGCGGATTGTGTGTTTCACATCGCCTCCTATGGCATGTCAGGCCAGGAACAGCTGAACCAGCATCTAATTGAGGCAGTGAATGTTCAGGGCACACAGAATGTCCTCAAGGCCTGTGTGGAGCAAGGAGTCTCCAGAATGGTGTACACCAGCACCTTCAATGTTCTTTTTGGAGGCCAAGTGATAGAGAATGGTGATGAAAGCCTTCCCTATCTCCCTCTCCATCTTCACCCTGACCACTACTCCAGAACCAAGTCCATGGCTGAAATGGCAGTGATGAAAGCCAATGGCACTGCATTGAAGGATGATTCAGGGGTGCTGAGAACTTGTGCATTGCGTCCAGCAGGTATCTACGGTCCCGGAGAGCAGAGGCACCTGCCCAGGATAGTTAGCTACATTGAGAAGGGAATATTCAGGTTTGTTTATGGAACTCCTGGAAGCCTGGTGGAGTTTGTCCATGTGGAAAACCTTGTGTTTGCACATGAACTAGCTGCTAAGGCTCTGACACTCGAGAAGCAGCACCGCTCTGCTGGCCAGACATACTTCATCTCAGATGGAAGGCCTGTCAATAATTTTGAATTCTTCAGACCTCTGGTAGAAGGCTTGGGTTATCCTTTCCCCAAGTTACGCCTGCCTATCTCCCTCATTTACTGTTTTGCGTACCTCACAGAAGTGATTTATCACCTCATCGGCCCCTTCTATAACTTTCAGCCACTACTGACGTGTACAGAGGTGTACAAAACAGGTGTGACTCATTACATCAGCATAGAAAGAGCTAAGACTGAACTTGGCTATGAGCCCCAGAAGTACAGCCTGGATGAGGTTGTACAGTGGTTCAGAAGTAGAGGCCACGGTAAAAAACCTCACCGGTTCTTCAGCCGATTGCTACTAAACATCCTGGTTGTTGGTGCGTTTATTGCTGTGGTCTTCTCTTACCTTCCAGTTGTTGGCAGCTAA